A DNA window from Brenneria izadpanahii contains the following coding sequences:
- the ptsG gene encoding PTS glucose transporter subunit IIBC: MFKNAFANLQKVGKSLMLPVSVLPIAGILLGVGAANFSWLPAVVSHVMAEAGGSVFANMPLIFAIGVALGFTNNDGVSALAAVVAYGIMVKTMAVVAPLILHLTPEEIAAQHLADTGVLGGIIAGAIAAYMFNRFYRIQLPEYLGFFAGKRFVPIISGLCAIVLGIVLSFIWPPIGRGIQAFSQWGAYQNPVVAFGLYGIVERSLVPFGLHHIWNVPFQMQIGEFTNAAGQVFHGDIPRYMAGDPTAGKLSGGFLFKMYGLPAAAIAIWHSAKPENRAKVGGIMISAALTAFLTGITEPIEFSFLFVAPILYVIHAILAGLAFPICILLGMRDGTSFSHGLIDFIVLSGNGSKLWLFPIVGLGYAFIYYSIFRILIAKLNLKTPGREDSSADQVVQGSSEMAAALVSAFGGKDNITNLDACITRLRVSVADVSKVDQAGLKQLGAAGVVVAGSGVQAIFGTKSDNLKTDMDDYIRNS; this comes from the coding sequence ATGTTCAAGAACGCATTCGCAAACCTGCAAAAAGTAGGTAAATCGCTAATGCTGCCGGTATCCGTACTGCCAATAGCAGGTATCCTGCTGGGCGTCGGCGCGGCGAATTTTAGCTGGTTACCCGCTGTTGTATCCCATGTTATGGCTGAAGCCGGCGGTTCTGTCTTCGCCAATATGCCCCTGATCTTCGCTATTGGTGTGGCATTGGGATTCACCAACAATGACGGCGTATCGGCACTGGCTGCTGTTGTGGCTTATGGCATCATGGTGAAAACCATGGCTGTGGTGGCGCCACTGATTCTGCATTTAACCCCGGAAGAGATTGCGGCGCAGCACCTTGCCGATACCGGCGTATTGGGCGGTATTATTGCGGGTGCCATTGCGGCCTACATGTTTAACCGCTTTTATCGCATCCAATTGCCGGAATACCTTGGCTTCTTTGCCGGCAAACGCTTCGTCCCCATTATTTCCGGTCTGTGTGCGATCGTTCTGGGGATCGTCCTGTCGTTCATTTGGCCGCCGATTGGCCGAGGCATCCAGGCATTCTCCCAATGGGGCGCTTATCAGAACCCGGTTGTAGCATTCGGCCTGTATGGTATTGTTGAACGCTCGCTGGTGCCTTTTGGTCTTCATCATATCTGGAACGTGCCTTTCCAGATGCAGATCGGTGAATTCACCAATGCGGCCGGTCAGGTATTCCACGGCGATATTCCGCGCTACATGGCCGGCGACCCGACCGCGGGTAAATTGTCCGGCGGCTTCCTGTTCAAAATGTATGGCTTGCCTGCCGCCGCTATCGCTATCTGGCATTCGGCCAAACCGGAAAACCGCGCCAAAGTGGGCGGGATCATGATCTCGGCGGCATTGACCGCATTCCTGACCGGGATTACCGAACCCATCGAGTTCTCTTTCCTGTTTGTCGCGCCAATCCTGTATGTGATCCACGCTATTTTGGCCGGTCTGGCGTTCCCGATCTGTATTCTGCTGGGCATGCGTGACGGCACCAGCTTCTCACACGGTTTGATTGACTTTATCGTGCTGAGCGGCAACGGCAGCAAATTGTGGCTGTTCCCGATCGTTGGTCTGGGTTATGCGTTTATCTACTATTCTATATTCCGCATCCTGATCGCTAAGCTGAATCTGAAAACCCCAGGGCGTGAAGATAGCAGCGCCGATCAGGTTGTTCAGGGAAGCTCCGAAATGGCTGCCGCGCTGGTTAGCGCATTCGGTGGCAAGGACAACATCACCAACCTGGATGCCTGTATCACTCGTTTACGCGTGAGCGTGGCGGATGTATCAAAAGTCGATCAGGCTGGTTTGAAACAATTGGGTGCTGCTGGCGTCGTTGTGGCGGGTTCTGGTGTTCAGGCGATTTTCGGTACTAAATCTGACAACCTGAAAACCGATATGGACGACTACATCCGTAATAGCTAA
- the tmk gene encoding dTMP kinase, which yields MNNSKFIVLEGLEGAGKTSARSVVVDALHEYGIRDVTFTREPGGTPLAEKLRELIKQGATDEKVTDKAEILMLYAARIQLVENVIKPALAQGNWVIGDRHDLSSQAYQGGGRGIDRQLLQSLRDAVLGDFRPDLTLYLDLPPAIGLQRARQRGALDRIEQESLAFFERTRACYQALAAQDSRIVTIDASQPIDQVSADIRDVMRQWLQKQGLTPQALEQDRA from the coding sequence ATGAACAACAGTAAATTTATCGTTTTGGAAGGTCTGGAAGGGGCTGGAAAAACCAGCGCCAGAAGCGTTGTGGTTGATGCGTTGCATGAGTACGGCATCCGTGACGTGACTTTTACCCGCGAGCCTGGCGGCACGCCGCTGGCCGAAAAACTGCGCGAATTGATCAAGCAGGGCGCCACTGATGAGAAAGTGACGGATAAAGCGGAAATCCTGATGCTGTATGCAGCCCGAATCCAACTGGTGGAGAACGTGATCAAGCCGGCGTTGGCGCAGGGGAATTGGGTGATCGGCGATCGTCACGATCTCTCATCTCAGGCATACCAGGGAGGGGGCCGGGGAATAGATCGGCAGCTGCTGCAATCATTGCGTGATGCCGTACTGGGCGACTTTCGGCCCGACCTGACCCTCTATCTTGACTTACCGCCGGCCATTGGCTTGCAACGCGCCCGTCAGCGCGGGGCGTTGGATCGCATTGAACAGGAGTCACTGGCTTTTTTTGAACGTACCCGAGCCTGCTACCAGGCTCTGGCGGCGCAGGATAGCCGTATTGTGACGATCGACGCCTCGCAGCCGATAGACCAGGTCAGCGCCGACATTCGGGACGTCATGCGGCAATGGCTGCAAAAGCAAGGGTTGACTCCGCAAGCGTTAGAACAGGATCGTGCCTGA
- the fabG gene encoding 3-oxoacyl-ACP reductase FabG, whose amino-acid sequence MSFEGKIALVTGASRGIGRAIAETLAARGATVIGTATSEKGAEAIGAWLGEHGKGYVLNVADEASVEKTLADIRTEFGEIDILINNAGITRDNLLMRMKEDEWQDILDTNLTSVFRLSKAVMRAMMKKRFGRIVTIGSVVGTMGNAGQANYAAAKAGLIGFSKSLAREVASRGITVNVVAPGFIETDMTQALTEEQRAGILSQVPANRLGDAKEIASAVAFLASDEAGYITGETLHVNGGMYMV is encoded by the coding sequence ATGAGTTTTGAAGGAAAAATTGCTCTGGTTACTGGCGCAAGCCGCGGAATCGGCCGGGCTATTGCCGAGACGTTAGCTGCTCGCGGCGCGACAGTCATTGGCACCGCCACCAGCGAGAAGGGCGCGGAAGCGATCGGCGCCTGGCTGGGCGAACACGGTAAAGGCTATGTGCTGAACGTCGCTGATGAGGCGTCCGTGGAAAAAACATTAGCAGATATTCGCACAGAGTTCGGCGAAATTGATATTTTGATCAATAATGCCGGCATCACCCGTGATAACCTGCTGATGCGCATGAAAGAAGATGAATGGCAGGATATTCTGGATACCAATTTGACATCGGTATTCCGTCTCTCCAAAGCGGTAATGCGCGCTATGATGAAAAAGCGTTTTGGCCGTATCGTCACTATTGGCTCCGTGGTCGGAACGATGGGCAATGCCGGACAGGCAAACTATGCGGCGGCCAAGGCCGGACTGATTGGCTTCAGCAAATCGCTTGCTCGCGAAGTGGCCTCCCGGGGCATTACGGTTAACGTTGTTGCGCCAGGTTTTATTGAAACAGATATGACTCAGGCATTGACAGAAGAACAACGAGCAGGCATTTTGAGCCAGGTTCCCGCTAACCGGCTTGGTGATGCTAAAGAAATCGCCAGTGCTGTTGCATTTTTAGCCTCTGATGAGGCGGGCTACATTACCGGCGAAACATTGCATGTCAATGGCGGCATGTATATGGTTTAA
- the fabF gene encoding beta-ketoacyl-ACP synthase II: MSKRRVVVTGLGMLSPVGNTVESTWSALLAGQSGISLIDHFDTSAYATRFAGLVKNFNCEEFISRKEARKMDAFIQYGIVAGIQAMQDSGLEVTEENAPRIGAAIGSGIGGLGLIEENHSSLVKGGPRKISPFFVPSTIVNMVAGHLTIMYGLRGPSISIATACTSGVHNIGHAARIIAYNDADVMVAGGAEKASTPLGVGGFGAARALSTRNDNPQAASRPWDRDRDGFVLGDGAGIMVLEEYEHAKKRGAKIYAEIVGFGMSSDAYHMTSPPADGAGAALAMENALRDAAISASQIGYINAHGTSTAAGDKAETQAVKSVFGADAARVLVSSTKSMTGHLLGAAGAVESIFSILALRDQVVPPTINLDNPDEGCDLDFVPHEARQVSGMEYTLCNSFGFGGTNGSLLFRKV, encoded by the coding sequence GTGTCTAAGCGTCGAGTAGTTGTTACCGGACTGGGCATGTTATCTCCTGTCGGCAATACGGTGGAGTCTACCTGGAGTGCTCTTCTTGCCGGTCAGAGTGGTATCAGCCTGATCGACCATTTCGATACTAGTGCCTATGCAACGCGTTTTGCTGGCCTGGTAAAGAATTTTAACTGTGAGGAATTCATTTCGCGCAAAGAAGCTCGCAAAATGGATGCCTTTATTCAATACGGGATCGTAGCCGGCATTCAGGCCATGCAGGATTCCGGTCTGGAAGTAACGGAAGAGAACGCACCGCGCATCGGCGCGGCGATCGGTTCCGGCATTGGCGGTTTGGGGCTCATTGAAGAGAACCACAGCTCGCTGGTGAAGGGCGGTCCGCGTAAAATCAGCCCGTTCTTCGTACCGTCGACCATCGTTAATATGGTCGCCGGACATCTCACTATCATGTACGGATTGCGTGGGCCGAGTATTTCTATCGCCACCGCCTGTACTTCGGGCGTGCATAACATCGGTCATGCGGCGCGTATCATCGCCTATAATGACGCCGATGTCATGGTCGCCGGCGGCGCCGAAAAGGCCAGTACCCCGCTGGGCGTCGGCGGCTTCGGCGCCGCGCGCGCCTTATCGACCCGTAATGATAACCCTCAGGCCGCAAGCCGCCCGTGGGATAGAGATCGTGATGGTTTCGTGCTGGGCGACGGCGCCGGTATTATGGTGCTGGAAGAGTACGAACATGCGAAAAAACGCGGCGCCAAGATTTACGCGGAAATCGTCGGCTTTGGTATGAGCAGCGATGCCTACCACATGACGTCACCGCCGGCTGATGGCGCCGGGGCCGCATTGGCGATGGAGAATGCGTTGCGTGATGCGGCCATTTCAGCGTCGCAAATCGGTTATATCAACGCGCACGGTACATCCACCGCCGCGGGTGATAAGGCTGAAACCCAGGCCGTCAAATCGGTGTTTGGCGCGGATGCCGCCCGTGTATTAGTCAGTTCGACCAAATCGATGACCGGGCACTTACTGGGTGCTGCCGGCGCGGTAGAGTCCATCTTCAGTATACTTGCGCTACGCGATCAGGTTGTTCCTCCGACTATCAACCTGGATAACCCGGATGAAGGTTGCGATCTGGATTTTGTGCCGCATGAAGCGCGCCAGGTTAGCGGTATGGAGTATACGTTGTGTAACTCTTTTGGTTTCGGCGGAACGAACGGTTCTCTGTTATTCCGTAAGGTCTGA
- the mltG gene encoding endolytic transglycosylase MltG → MKIKKIGIPIVVLLIAALLLWQKVQNFAGSALAIKQETIFTLPAGTGRDGLETLLLEQKIISDGTFFPWLLRVEPELAKFKAGTYRFTTGMTVREMLALLSSGKEAQFSIRFVEGSRLKEWLETLRQSSYIKHTLTDKSAQAIAEQLGMTDKPNPEGWFYPDTYMYTADTTDIALLQRAHQRMKKAVDEVWRGREEGLPYKTPDELLTMASIVEKETAIAEERTQVASVFINRLRAGMRLQTDPTVIYGMGDAYTGVITRKALDTPTPYNTYVISGLPPTPIAMPGKASLDAAAHPAKTSYLYFVADGKGGHSFTTNLADHNRAVRQYRSALKDRDEQQ, encoded by the coding sequence ATGAAGATAAAAAAGATTGGTATTCCGATCGTCGTGTTGCTGATAGCCGCATTGCTGCTATGGCAGAAAGTACAAAATTTCGCCGGATCGGCGCTCGCTATCAAACAGGAAACCATTTTTACGCTCCCGGCGGGTACCGGACGGGACGGGTTGGAAACCTTATTGCTGGAGCAGAAAATCATTAGCGATGGGACGTTTTTTCCGTGGTTGCTGCGCGTTGAGCCGGAGCTGGCGAAATTTAAGGCCGGCACCTACCGCTTTACCACGGGAATGACGGTCCGGGAGATGCTGGCCTTGCTGTCCAGCGGTAAAGAGGCTCAGTTTTCCATCCGGTTTGTGGAAGGCTCCCGGCTGAAGGAATGGCTCGAAACGTTGCGCCAGTCATCCTATATTAAGCATACGCTGACGGATAAAAGCGCGCAGGCGATCGCAGAGCAGCTTGGAATGACGGATAAACCTAATCCGGAAGGCTGGTTTTATCCCGATACCTATATGTATACGGCCGATACGACCGACATTGCTTTGCTGCAACGCGCTCATCAGCGAATGAAAAAAGCCGTTGATGAAGTATGGCGGGGACGCGAGGAAGGATTGCCGTATAAAACGCCGGATGAGCTGTTAACTATGGCATCGATCGTTGAGAAAGAGACGGCGATCGCCGAAGAACGTACTCAGGTCGCGTCCGTTTTCATTAATCGCCTGCGGGCCGGTATGCGTTTGCAAACCGATCCCACCGTCATTTACGGCATGGGGGATGCGTATACGGGCGTTATTACCCGCAAGGCACTGGACACGCCGACGCCTTACAATACCTACGTTATTTCCGGATTACCGCCCACGCCTATCGCGATGCCGGGAAAAGCGTCACTGGATGCGGCCGCGCACCCGGCTAAAACGTCATATCTTTATTTTGTGGCGGATGGCAAAGGCGGTCATAGTTTTACTACTAACCTTGCAGACCATAACCGTGCTGTAAGGCAATACCGCTCAGCGCTAAAGGATCGGGATGAACAACAGTAA
- a CDS encoding beta-ketoacyl-ACP synthase III, with protein MYTKIIGTGSYLPEQIRTNADLEKMVDTSDEWIVTRTGIRERRIAAPDESVATMGYHAAQKALEMAGIDKSQVGLLIVATTSSSHAFPSAACQIQQLLEIKDTIAFDLAAACAGFTYALSVADQYIKNGAVDYALVVGSDTLSRTLDPQDRGTLILFGDGAGAVLLSASEQPGILSTHLHADGRYGELLTLPHQDRNNLGKPAYLTMSGNEVFKVAVTELAHIVEETLRASQLDKSELDWLVPHQANLRIISATAKKLGMGMDKVVVTLDRHGNTSAASVPSALDEAVRDGRIKPGQLVLLEAFGGGFTWGSALVRF; from the coding sequence ATGTATACAAAAATAATCGGAACGGGCAGTTATCTGCCTGAACAAATCAGGACGAACGCTGATTTAGAGAAGATGGTGGATACGTCTGACGAATGGATCGTCACGCGTACCGGAATTCGTGAGCGCCGTATCGCCGCGCCAGATGAAAGTGTTGCCACGATGGGCTATCATGCGGCGCAAAAGGCGCTGGAAATGGCCGGCATCGATAAATCGCAAGTCGGTTTGTTGATTGTAGCGACGACATCTTCAAGCCATGCTTTTCCCAGTGCGGCCTGCCAGATTCAGCAACTGCTTGAAATCAAAGATACCATCGCATTTGATCTGGCTGCTGCCTGTGCGGGATTTACCTATGCGCTCAGCGTTGCCGATCAGTACATTAAAAATGGCGCGGTGGATTATGCTTTGGTCGTCGGTTCTGATACGTTATCCCGCACGTTGGATCCGCAAGACAGAGGTACGCTGATTTTGTTCGGTGATGGCGCCGGCGCCGTTTTATTGAGCGCTTCAGAGCAGCCGGGGATCCTGTCCACGCATTTGCATGCTGACGGACGTTATGGCGAGCTGCTGACGCTGCCGCACCAGGATCGCAATAATCTGGGAAAACCGGCTTATTTGACGATGTCCGGCAATGAAGTATTCAAGGTCGCAGTAACCGAACTGGCGCACATTGTTGAGGAAACGCTGCGGGCGTCCCAACTGGATAAAAGCGAATTAGATTGGTTGGTGCCTCATCAGGCCAATTTACGCATCATCAGTGCGACGGCCAAAAAACTGGGCATGGGAATGGATAAGGTTGTTGTGACGTTGGATCGTCACGGCAACACATCGGCGGCCTCCGTTCCCTCGGCTCTGGATGAAGCCGTGCGCGACGGGCGGATAAAACCAGGACAACTGGTACTGCTTGAAGCTTTCGGCGGCGGCTTCACCTGGGGTTCTGCGCTGGTTCGTTTTTGA
- the holB gene encoding DNA polymerase III subunit delta', which produces MDWYPWLNSSYRQLIGQYQAGRGHHAILLHALPGMGDDSLVYALSRWLMCQQPEGMKSCGKCHSCNLMVAGTHPDWYVLSPEKGKHSLGVDALRDVLDKLYQHSRQGGAKVVWLPSAEQLTEAAANALLKTLEEPPQGTYFLFGCREPARLLATLRSRCLYHYLDAPSETQSVLWLNSRHKSDALALRTALRLQAGAPLAAEKLLQPERWKQRVMLCQAFSAALTSRDLLSLLPQVNHDDADERIHWLASLLLDAMKRQLGAGEYLVNQDQTALVEQLANVDNSQLQYEAHQWLACRQKLLTVTGVNRELLLTERLLDAEQSLSARVQRYFHPFSA; this is translated from the coding sequence ATGGACTGGTATCCGTGGCTTAATTCCTCCTACCGCCAGTTGATCGGCCAATATCAGGCGGGGAGAGGCCATCACGCCATTTTGCTGCATGCGCTACCCGGCATGGGGGACGATTCGCTGGTCTATGCGCTGAGTCGCTGGTTGATGTGCCAGCAGCCGGAAGGAATGAAAAGCTGCGGCAAGTGTCATTCCTGTAACTTGATGGTGGCGGGAACCCATCCTGACTGGTATGTGCTGAGCCCGGAAAAAGGCAAACACAGTCTGGGGGTTGATGCGTTGCGCGACGTCTTGGACAAGCTGTATCAGCATTCCCGGCAGGGCGGCGCTAAAGTCGTCTGGTTGCCGTCTGCGGAACAGCTTACCGAAGCGGCGGCCAATGCGTTGCTGAAAACGTTGGAAGAGCCTCCGCAGGGAACCTACTTTCTGTTTGGCTGCCGTGAGCCTGCTCGCTTGTTGGCCACGCTGCGTAGCCGTTGCCTGTACCATTATCTGGATGCGCCGAGCGAAACGCAGAGCGTGCTATGGTTAAATTCACGTCATAAAAGCGACGCTCTGGCGTTGCGTACCGCATTAAGGCTACAGGCGGGCGCTCCGCTGGCGGCGGAAAAGCTTTTGCAGCCGGAGCGTTGGAAGCAGCGGGTCATGTTATGCCAAGCATTCTCTGCCGCGTTGACCTCGCGCGATCTGCTTTCGTTATTGCCTCAAGTTAATCACGATGATGCCGATGAACGTATCCACTGGTTGGCGTCGTTGCTGCTTGATGCAATGAAGCGGCAGCTAGGGGCGGGAGAATATCTGGTGAATCAGGATCAGACCGCGCTGGTTGAACAGTTGGCGAATGTAGACAATTCTCAGCTACAGTACGAAGCGCACCAGTGGCTGGCCTGCCGGCAAAAGTTACTGACGGTAACGGGAGTGAACCGTGAGTTATTATTGACCGAGCGATTGCTTGATGCCGAACAGAGCCTCTCTGCGCGTGTTCAGCGCTACTTTCATCCATTTTCTGCTTAA
- the pabC gene encoding aminodeoxychorismate lyase, translated as MLWINGRLQEQLAVSDRGTQFGDGCFTTARVRDGQIVWLDKHLARLQEAARRLMLPAVDWPRLSQEMGQAAQGRRDGIVKVILTRGQGGRGYGIQGCGSPTRIVMQADYPAHYIRWREQGIRLSLSPVALARSALLAGIKHLNRLEQVLIRIDLEQRSADEVLVLDTSGALVECCAANLFWRKGKRVYTPDLSYAGVDGVARRHIISLLADSDFELHIVSEPPETLADADEALICNALMPIVPVNQAQSWCYRSRKLYRFLSPNC; from the coding sequence ATGCTGTGGATAAATGGTCGGTTGCAAGAACAGCTGGCGGTGTCGGATCGAGGCACCCAGTTTGGCGATGGTTGCTTTACCACGGCCAGAGTGCGCGACGGGCAAATCGTATGGCTTGACAAACATCTGGCTCGATTGCAGGAAGCCGCCCGGCGTTTGATGCTGCCCGCCGTTGACTGGCCGCGGTTGTCGCAGGAAATGGGGCAGGCGGCGCAGGGCCGCCGTGACGGCATCGTCAAGGTCATCCTCACCCGGGGACAAGGGGGGCGGGGATATGGTATTCAAGGATGCGGTAGCCCGACGCGCATCGTTATGCAAGCCGACTATCCCGCGCACTATATCCGCTGGCGCGAGCAGGGGATTCGTCTGAGCCTCAGTCCGGTGGCGTTAGCCAGAAGTGCGCTGTTGGCCGGTATAAAGCACTTGAACCGCCTGGAGCAGGTGCTGATTCGCATCGATCTTGAACAGCGTTCCGCCGATGAGGTATTGGTGCTTGACACTTCCGGTGCGCTAGTGGAATGCTGTGCGGCTAATTTGTTCTGGCGTAAGGGAAAACGGGTTTATACGCCGGATCTATCCTATGCCGGCGTTGATGGCGTTGCCCGACGGCATATCATTTCACTGCTTGCGGATTCCGATTTTGAATTGCATATCGTCAGCGAGCCGCCAGAGACTCTGGCTGATGCGGATGAGGCGCTCATTTGTAATGCATTGATGCCGATTGTTCCCGTAAACCAGGCGCAATCCTGGTGTTATCGCTCCAGAAAACTGTACCGCTTTCTGAGCCCTAACTGTTAG
- the fabD gene encoding ACP S-malonyltransferase, translating into MTQFAMVFPGQGSQSVGMLAELAAEYPIVTETFAQASAVLGYDLWQLAQQGPAEELNKTWQTQPALLTASVAIWRVWLQQGGKTPALMSGHSLGEYSALVCAGVLDFQQAVRLVELRGKLMQEAVPAGTGAMYAIIGLDNDAIANACEESAQGQVVSPVNFNSPGQVVIAGNKEAVERAGAACKAAGAKRALPLPVSVPSHCALMEPAAEKLAVALESVDFNEPKIPVVNNVDARIETSPEAIRSALVRQLYSPVRWTECVEFIASQGVESLLEVGPGKVLTGLTKRIVATLTAAAVNDPASLSAALEK; encoded by the coding sequence ATGACGCAATTTGCAATGGTATTCCCAGGTCAGGGATCGCAATCCGTTGGCATGCTGGCTGAACTGGCGGCGGAATATCCGATTGTTACTGAAACATTTGCTCAGGCCTCTGCTGTTTTAGGGTATGACTTATGGCAGCTTGCGCAGCAAGGGCCGGCGGAAGAGTTGAATAAAACCTGGCAGACTCAGCCGGCGTTGTTAACGGCTTCCGTCGCTATCTGGCGCGTCTGGCTACAGCAAGGCGGAAAAACGCCGGCGCTGATGTCCGGGCATAGCCTGGGCGAGTATTCCGCGCTGGTTTGCGCCGGCGTTCTTGATTTCCAGCAAGCTGTGCGGTTGGTTGAACTGCGTGGCAAGCTGATGCAGGAAGCCGTACCGGCAGGCACTGGCGCGATGTATGCGATTATCGGCCTGGATAATGACGCCATCGCCAATGCGTGCGAAGAATCCGCGCAAGGGCAGGTTGTCTCGCCGGTAAACTTTAACTCCCCTGGGCAGGTCGTAATCGCCGGGAACAAAGAAGCGGTGGAACGAGCCGGCGCGGCCTGTAAAGCGGCCGGCGCCAAACGTGCGCTGCCATTGCCGGTCAGCGTTCCGTCACACTGCGCGTTGATGGAGCCCGCCGCCGAAAAACTGGCTGTCGCGCTTGAGTCAGTTGATTTCAACGAACCGAAGATCCCAGTGGTAAATAATGTCGACGCGCGGATTGAAACATCGCCGGAAGCGATTCGCAGTGCGCTGGTGCGTCAGCTTTATAGTCCGGTGCGCTGGACGGAGTGCGTCGAGTTTATTGCCTCTCAAGGGGTTGAATCATTGCTGGAAGTTGGGCCGGGTAAAGTGCTTACCGGCTTAACCAAGCGAATCGTTGCTACCCTGACAGCTGCCGCGGTGAACGATCCTGCTTCTCTGTCAGCGGCGCTTGAAAAATAA
- the acpP gene encoding acyl carrier protein → MSTIEERVKKIIVEQLGVKQEEVVNNASFVDDLGADSLDTVELVMALEEEFDTEIPDEEAEKITTVQAAIDFIQANQQ, encoded by the coding sequence ATGAGCACTATCGAAGAACGCGTTAAGAAAATCATCGTTGAACAGCTTGGTGTTAAGCAGGAAGAAGTCGTAAACAATGCTTCTTTCGTTGACGACCTCGGCGCTGATTCTCTTGACACCGTTGAGCTGGTAATGGCGCTGGAAGAAGAATTTGATACAGAGATTCCAGACGAAGAAGCCGAAAAAATCACGACTGTTCAGGCAGCCATTGATTTCATTCAGGCGAACCAGCAGTAA
- a CDS encoding metal-dependent hydrolase yields the protein MLLVDSHCHLDGLDYQSIHKDVSDVLEKARRRDVGFVLAVATTLPGFRAMTDLIGVRDNVAFSCGVHPLNQDEPYDYAELRQLAASSQVVAMGETGLDYHYREETKAQQQASFREHIRIGNELNKPVIVHTRSARADTLAILKEEQVEKCGGVLHCFTEDLATARTLLDMGFYISFSGIITFRTAEELRDVARYVPLDRMLVETDSPWLAPVPFRGQENQPANVRDVAEYLSVLKGVALDKLAEMTTENFSRLFRIDPARLTSAQ from the coding sequence ATGTTGTTAGTTGATTCCCATTGCCATCTTGATGGACTGGATTATCAGTCAATACATAAAGATGTCTCTGACGTATTGGAAAAAGCCAGACGCCGCGACGTCGGTTTTGTCTTGGCGGTCGCCACGACGCTGCCTGGTTTCCGCGCCATGACCGATCTCATCGGCGTGCGGGATAATGTGGCTTTCTCCTGTGGCGTTCATCCGCTAAATCAGGATGAGCCTTATGATTACGCCGAATTGCGTCAGCTTGCTGCGTCCAGCCAGGTGGTGGCGATGGGGGAGACGGGGCTGGACTACCACTATCGGGAAGAGACTAAAGCGCAACAGCAAGCGTCTTTTCGTGAGCATATTCGCATCGGCAATGAGCTGAATAAGCCGGTGATTGTTCATACCCGTTCTGCCAGAGCCGATACGCTGGCTATTTTAAAAGAAGAACAGGTAGAGAAGTGTGGCGGCGTACTGCATTGTTTTACCGAAGATTTAGCTACAGCCAGAACGCTATTGGATATGGGGTTCTATATCTCGTTTTCCGGCATCATCACCTTCCGTACCGCGGAGGAATTGCGCGACGTCGCTCGCTATGTGCCGTTGGATCGCATGTTGGTTGAAACCGATTCTCCCTGGCTGGCTCCCGTTCCTTTCCGGGGGCAGGAAAATCAGCCGGCGAACGTTCGCGATGTGGCGGAGTATTTGTCCGTGCTCAAAGGCGTCGCGTTGGACAAACTGGCGGAGATGACGACGGAAAACTTTTCCCGCCTGTTTCGTATCGATCCGGCACGGTTGACCAGTGCGCAATAG